One genomic region from Bos indicus isolate NIAB-ARS_2022 breed Sahiwal x Tharparkar chromosome 17, NIAB-ARS_B.indTharparkar_mat_pri_1.0, whole genome shotgun sequence encodes:
- the CMKLR1 gene encoding chemerin-like receptor 1, translating into MEAEDYNASYEDYPDDVDPIVVLEELSPLEGRVVRILLVAVYSIICLLGILGNGLVIVMITCKMKRTVNTVWFLNLAVADFLFNVFLPVHIAYAALDYHWVFGTAMCKISNFLLIHNMFTSVFLLTVISFDRCVSVLLPVWSQNHRSVRLAYTACLVIWVLAFFLSSPSLVFRDTARLHGKISCFNNFSLSAAVSSPWPAHPQVDPVGSGRHKVVTITRFLCGFLVPGLITTACYLTIVYKLQRSRLAKTKKPFKIILTIIVTFFLCWCPYHAFYLLELRRGSVPPSVFSLGVPLATAIAIANSCMNPILYVFMGQDFKKFRVALFSRLVNALSEDTGHSSYPSHRSFTKMSSMNERETGML; encoded by the coding sequence ATGGAGGCTGAGGATTACAACGCCTCCTACGAGGACTACCCCGATGACGTGGACCCCATCGTCGTTCTGGAGGAGTTATCCCCCCTGGAAGGCAGAGTGGTCAGGATCCTTCTGGTGGCGGTCTACAGCATCATCTGCCTCCTCGGGATCCTGGGCAACGGCTTGGTGATCGTCATGATCACGTGCAAGATGAAGAGGACGGTGAACACCGTCTGGTTCCTCAACCTGGCGGTGGCCGACTTCCTGTTCAACGTCTTCCTCCCGGTCCACATCGCCTACGCCGCCCTGGACTACCACTGGGTGTTCGGGACGGCCATGTGCAAGATCAGCAACTTCCTGCTCATCCACAACATGTTCACCAGCGTCTTCCTGCTGACCGTCATCAGCTTCGACCGCTGCGTCTCCGTGCTCCTCCCCGTCTGGTCCCAGAACCACCGCAGCGTCCGGCTCGCTTACACGGCCTGCCTGGTCATCTGGGTCCTGGCTTTTTTCTTGAGTTCCCCGTCCCTCGTCTTCCGGGACACGGCCCGCCTGCACGGGAAGATATCCTGCTTTAACAACTTCAGCCTGTCGGCCGCCGTCTCTTCGCCGTGGCCGGCTCACCCCCAGGTGGACCCGGTGGGCTCTGGCCGGCACAAGGTGGTGACCATCACGCGCTTCCTCTGTGGCTTCCTGGTGCCGGGTCTCATCACCACCGCCTGCTACCTCACCATTGTCTACAAGCTGCAGCGCAGCCGCCTGGCCAAGACCAAGAAGCCCTTCAAGATCATCCTGACCATCATTGTCACCTTCTTCCTCTGCTGGTGCCCCTACCACGCCTTCTACCTCCTGGAGCTCCGTCGTGGCTCCGTGCCTCCCTCCGTCTTCAGCCTGGGCGTGCCCCTGGCCACTGCCATCGCCATCGCCAACAGCTGCATGAACCCCATTCTGTACGTCTTCATGGGTCAGGACTTCAAGAAGTTCAGGGTGGCCCTCTTCTCCCGTCTGGTCAATGCCCTAAGTGAGGACACAGGCCATTCCTCCTACCCCAGCCACAGGAGCTTTACCAAGATGTCATCCATGAACGAGAGGGAGACTGGCATGCTCTGA